The Rhinolophus ferrumequinum isolate MPI-CBG mRhiFer1 chromosome 6, mRhiFer1_v1.p, whole genome shotgun sequence genome has a window encoding:
- the FOS gene encoding protein c-Fos, whose translation MMFSSFNADYDAASSRCSSASPAGDSLSYYHSPADSFSSMGSPVNAQDFCTDLAASSANFIPTVTAISTSPDLQWLVQPTLVSSVAPSQTRAPHPYGVPTPSAGAYSRAGVVKTVTGGRAQSIGRRGKVEQLSPEEEEKRRIRRERNKMAAAKCRNRRRELTDTLQAETDQLEDEKSALQTEIANLLKEKEKLEFILAAHRPACKIPDDLGFPEEMSVASLDLSGGLPEAATPESEEAFALPLLNDPEPKSSVEPVKNISSMELKAEPFDDFLFPASSRPNGSETARSVPDMDLSGSFYAADWEPLHGGSLGMGPMVTELEPLCTPVVTCTPSCTTYTSSFVFTYPEADSFPSCAAAHRKGSSSNEPSSDSLSSPTLLAL comes from the exons ATGATGTTCTCCAGCTTCAACGCCGACTACGACGCGGCCTCTTCCCGCTGCAGCAGCGCCTCCCCAGCTGGGGACAGTCTCTCCTACTACCACTCACCCGCCGACTCCTTCTCCAGCATGGGCTCTCCTGTCAATGCGCAG GACTTCTGCACGGATCTGGCCGCCTCCAGTGCCAACTTCATCCCAACTGTGACTGCCATCTCGACTAGCCCGGACCTGCAGTGGCTGGTGCAGCCCACCCTGGTTTCCTCCGTGGCCCCATCCCAGACCAGAGCCCCCCACCCCTATGGAGTTCCCACCCCCTCAGCTGGGGCTTACTCCAGGGCTGGAGTTGTGAAGACCGTGACTGGAGGCAGAGCTCAGAGCATTGGCAGGAGGGGCAAGGTGGAACAG ttgtccccagaagaagaagagaaaaggcgAATCCGTAGGGAAAGGAATAAGATGGCTGCAGCCAAATGCCGGAACCGGAGAAGGGAGCTGACTGACACACTGCAAGCG GAGACAGACCAACTAGAAGATGAGAAATCTGCTTTGCAGACTGAGATTGCCAACCtgctgaaggaaaaggaaaaactcgAGTTCATCCTGGCAGCTCACCGACCTGCCTGCAAGATCCCTGATGACCTGGGCTTCCCAGAAGAGATGTCTGTGGCTTCCCTTGATCTGAGTGGGGGCCTGCCGGAGGCTGCCACCCCCGAGTCTGAGGAGGCCTTCGCCCTGCCCCTCCTCAATGACCCTGAGCCCAAGTCCTCAGTGGAGCCTGTCAAGAACATCAGCAGCATGGAGCTGAAAGCCGAGCCCTTTGATGACTTCCTGTTCCCAGCCTCGTCCAGGCCCAACGGCTCTGAGACCGCCCGCTCCGTGCCAGACATGGACCTGTCTGGTTCCTTCTATGCAGCAGACTGGGAGCCCCTGCATGGTGGCTCCCTGGGGATGGGGCCCATGGTCACAGAGCTGGAGCCCCTGTGCACCCCCGTGGTCACCTGTACTCCCAGCTGCACTACTTACACATCTTCCTTTGTCTTCACCTACCCTGAGGCTGACTCCTTCCCCAGTTGTGCGGCTGCCCACCGCAAGGGCAGCAGCAGCAACGAGCCCTCCTCTGACTCACTCAGCTCACCCACGCTGCTGGCCCTGTGa